In one window of Syngnathus scovelli strain Florida chromosome 20, RoL_Ssco_1.2, whole genome shotgun sequence DNA:
- the znf395b gene encoding zinc finger protein 395b isoform X3 has product MKIFTQNCIQDPFVDRNENKTVQLQNELERGWSIGPGPLQTRAPAMDPLVVSAREPAYSFRSPESVEMDEIMAAMVLTSLSCNPVVQSPPQTETGTVGPSSSVDMECGGGELSDSGSSGYWSWDHGNVSPSPSPSVPEMDSSPDEGLNMELDQGEELNAKKPKNSFKGFYKCLWPNCGKVLTSSVGIKRHIRVLHLGSGSDQSQREEDFYYTKISCEAADTSTTLVPAQQALGQASPLSWVSCSSPTGLAVQIPPGHRPRSNSSSGLSTSRPSPLSQSAPSSFWQIHSEHLYQAPVAPRSPGCLTLTTPTVASGSQNTQMAKPRCRSVSVGEQWLQQNRLQTISASPSRTHCSFRKSRGEAKKCRKVYGVERKDQWCTACRWKKACQRFPD; this is encoded by the exons ATGAAGATTTTCACGCAGAACTGCATCCAGGATCCATTTGTGGACAGAAATGAGAATAAGACGGTTCAACTGCAGAATGAGCTGGAGAGAGGCTGGAGCATCGGGCCCGGTCCCCTGCAAACAAGGGCCCCTGCAATGGACCCACTCGTGGTATCAGCTAGAGAGCCTGCATACAG TTTCCGTAGCCCAGAGTCAGtggagatggatgagatcatggCGGCCATGGTCCTGaccagtctgtcttgtaaccctgTGGTCCAGAGTCCTCCACAGACAGAAACTGGAACAG TTGGCCCCTCATCATCAGTTGACATGGAGTGCGGTGGCGGCGAGCTTTCAGACAGCGGCAGCAGCGGCTACTGGAGTTGGGATCACGGCAATGTAAGCCCGTCCCCTTCACCATCCGTCCCGGAGATGGATAGCAGCCCAGATGAGGGCTTGAACATGGAGCTGGATCAGGGGGAGGAGCTTAATGCCAAAAAGCCAAAG AACTCTTTTAAAGGCTTCTACAAGTGTCTGTGGCCCAATTGTGGCAAGGTGCTAACGTCTTCCGTCGGAATAAAAAGACACATCCGAGTGCTGCATTTGGG CAGTGGGTCAGATCAGTCGCAGAGAGAAGAGGATTTTTACTACACTAAGATATCCTGTGAGGCAGCGGACACCAGCACTACACTAGTTCCTGCCCAGCAGGCTCTGGGCCAAGCATCGCCTCTCAGCTGGGTCTCATGCAGCTCACCAACTGGTTTGGCAGTTCAGATCCCTCCCGGACACAGGCCAAGGTCCAACTCCAGCTCTGGCTTGAGCACGAGCAGGCCCAGTCCGCTCAGTCAGTCAGCCCCCAGCAGTTTTTGGCAGATCCACTCAGAGCATCTTTATCAG GCACCTGTGGCCCCAAGAAGTCCAGGATGCCTCACTTTGACCACACCCACCGTTGCCTCGGGCAGCCAGAACACTCAG ATGGCGAAACCTCGCTGTCGGTCTGTCAGCGTCGGGGAGCAATGGCTGCAACAGAACAGGCTCCAGACAATCAGCGCGTCGCCCTCGCGCACTCACTGCTCCTTCAG GAAAAGTCGCGGGGAGGCCAAGAAATGTCGTAAGGTATACGGAGTGGAGCGAAAGGACCAGTGGTGCACCGCCTGCCGCTGGAAAAAAGCCTGCCAGCGTTTCCCTGACTAA
- the pnocb gene encoding prepronociceptin b isoform X1 produces the protein MLLPKKKQIITEFYNTEVHDDKKHPEKISTSQIKADLIQLLLAFLLDSSACWAPVCSCLSGLCRAMKIPLWCLLVLLPCFFTPGHSDCQGECVACGLLLQQQQQQNFDTMVCLLECKGQVSSSLTWEICERTLRLAIYPPFAQEGALLKSTAGGLQMTSLDLTSDSELQSAAAQPFQEEDEDLVEAPFEQRRVHYDSSLLESSEAGEDVQSLALHLDEGDGEQREDGNVSELDESSEAVSLSKRFGGFQRGRQSYRKLIGSPARHLQKRYGGFIGVRKSARKWNSQKRVNQLLRQYLGMRSSRSGRFNFSPVTRAWRQNKL, from the exons ATGTTATtgccaaagaaaaagcaaattaTCACAG AATTCTACAACACAGAAGTACATGATGAT AAGAAGCACCCCGAGAAAATCTCTACGTCACAGATAAAG gcTGACCTTATCCAGCTATTGTTGGCCTTTCTTCTTGACTCCTCTGCTTGTTGGGCTCCTGTTTGTTCCTGCCTGTCTGGATTGTGCAGAGCCATGAAGATTCCTCTGTGGTGCCTGCTGGTTCtacttccatgtttcttcacccCTGGACACAGTGACTGCCAGGGGGAGTGCGTGGCCTGTGGTCTCCtcctgcagcagcaacagcaacaaaatTTTGACACCATG GTGTGCTTGTTAGAGTGCAAGGGTCAGGTCTCCTCCTCGCTCACCTGGGAGATATGTGAGCGCACCCTGAGGCTCGCCATCTATCCTCCGTTTGCTCAGGAAGGCGCCCTTCTCAAAAGCACTGCAGGAGGGCTGCAGATGACCTCTCTGGATCTGACCTCTGATAGTGAACTGCAATCAGCGGCCGCACAACCTTTccaagaggaggatgaggaccTGGTTGAGGCCCCCTTTGAGCAGCGCCGTGTCCATTATGACTCATCACTGCTCGAATCCTCGGAGGCGGGGGAGGACGTGCAGAGTCTGGCTCTCCATCTGGATGAAGGAGACGGCGAGCAGAGGGAAGATGGGAATGTCAGCGAGCTGGATGAAAGCTCAGAGGCCGTTAGCTTATCCAAACGCTTTGGCGGCTTTCAGCGGGGCCGCCAAAGTTACAGGAAGTTGATTGGCTCCCCTGCGAGACACTTACAGAAGCGCTATGGAGGCTTCATAGGCGTCCGCAAATCTGCCCGAAAATGGAACAGTCAGAAACGGGTCAACCAGCTGCTCAGGCAGTACCTCGGCATGAGGAGCAGCCGCAGCGGCCGCTTCAATTTCTCCCCGGTAACAAGAGCCTGGAGGCAAAACAAACTGTAA
- the znf395b gene encoding zinc finger protein 395b isoform X2, producing MAAMRSKDRAQSEPGGSPAGLRDSQAVGRPEIQHSTVIFTQNCIQDPFVDRNENKTVQLQNELERGWSIGPGPLQTRAPAMDPLVVSAREPAYSFRSPESVEMDEIMAAMVLTSLSCNPVVQSPPQTETGTVGPSSSVDMECGGGELSDSGSSGYWSWDHGNVSPSPSPSVPEMDSSPDEGLNMELDQGEELNAKKPKNSFKGFYKCLWPNCGKVLTSSVGIKRHIRVLHLGGSDQSQREEDFYYTKISCEAADTSTTLVPAQQALGQASPLSWVSCSSPTGLAVQIPPGHRPRSNSSSGLSTSRPSPLSQSAPSSFWQIHSEHLYQAPVAPRSPGCLTLTTPTVASGSQNTQMAKPRCRSVSVGEQWLQQNRLQTISASPSRTHCSFRKSRGEAKKCRKVYGVERKDQWCTACRWKKACQRFPD from the exons ATGGCAGCTATGAGATCCAAGGACAGAGCCCAATCCGAGCCAGGCGGGTCACCAGCGGGACTGCGGGACTCGCAAGCCGTGGGTAGACCTGAAATACAGCACAGCACTGTG ATTTTCACGCAGAACTGCATCCAGGATCCATTTGTGGACAGAAATGAGAATAAGACGGTTCAACTGCAGAATGAGCTGGAGAGAGGCTGGAGCATCGGGCCCGGTCCCCTGCAAACAAGGGCCCCTGCAATGGACCCACTCGTGGTATCAGCTAGAGAGCCTGCATACAG TTTCCGTAGCCCAGAGTCAGtggagatggatgagatcatggCGGCCATGGTCCTGaccagtctgtcttgtaaccctgTGGTCCAGAGTCCTCCACAGACAGAAACTGGAACAG TTGGCCCCTCATCATCAGTTGACATGGAGTGCGGTGGCGGCGAGCTTTCAGACAGCGGCAGCAGCGGCTACTGGAGTTGGGATCACGGCAATGTAAGCCCGTCCCCTTCACCATCCGTCCCGGAGATGGATAGCAGCCCAGATGAGGGCTTGAACATGGAGCTGGATCAGGGGGAGGAGCTTAATGCCAAAAAGCCAAAG AACTCTTTTAAAGGCTTCTACAAGTGTCTGTGGCCCAATTGTGGCAAGGTGCTAACGTCTTCCGTCGGAATAAAAAGACACATCCGAGTGCTGCATTTGGG TGGGTCAGATCAGTCGCAGAGAGAAGAGGATTTTTACTACACTAAGATATCCTGTGAGGCAGCGGACACCAGCACTACACTAGTTCCTGCCCAGCAGGCTCTGGGCCAAGCATCGCCTCTCAGCTGGGTCTCATGCAGCTCACCAACTGGTTTGGCAGTTCAGATCCCTCCCGGACACAGGCCAAGGTCCAACTCCAGCTCTGGCTTGAGCACGAGCAGGCCCAGTCCGCTCAGTCAGTCAGCCCCCAGCAGTTTTTGGCAGATCCACTCAGAGCATCTTTATCAG GCACCTGTGGCCCCAAGAAGTCCAGGATGCCTCACTTTGACCACACCCACCGTTGCCTCGGGCAGCCAGAACACTCAG ATGGCGAAACCTCGCTGTCGGTCTGTCAGCGTCGGGGAGCAATGGCTGCAACAGAACAGGCTCCAGACAATCAGCGCGTCGCCCTCGCGCACTCACTGCTCCTTCAG GAAAAGTCGCGGGGAGGCCAAGAAATGTCGTAAGGTATACGGAGTGGAGCGAAAGGACCAGTGGTGCACCGCCTGCCGCTGGAAAAAAGCCTGCCAGCGTTTCCCTGACTAA
- the paqr8 gene encoding membrane progestin receptor beta, translating into MSGEFLQRLRTIIPSAKQIGQLLHDLVSSSWQLPSPTVSSSQVPSLFREPYILSGYRPVHQKWHCYLFSLFQRHNESLNVWTHLLAALVLLHQWWAKIGAVGYTFTAASLPLCLFFVSSLTYLFFSAAAHLFQSHSEHAHYLLFFLDYVGVAVYQYGCSLGHYFYTSEPAWRASSIGSVFLPGAAFLGWLFCASSCFAKSRYRRPYPVGRKICQLIPATLAYLLDISPVMHRLSTAAWLEEPSLPFHALQVASFLLSAIFFSCPIPERFFPGRCDFLGQGHQIFHMFLSLCTLFQLEALFWDYVRRRDTVVETFGETQLWCACISFPALFLFCILTALVIMKHKQKQLKGQKQRDN; encoded by the coding sequence ATGTCCGGAGAGTTTCTCCAGCGACTGAGAACCATCATCCCAAGTGCAAAGCAGATCGGCCAACTCCTTCATGACCTGGTATCTTCTTCCTGGCAATTGCCCAGCCCCACTGTTTCTTCCAGTCAAGTCCCCAGCTTGTTTCGGGAACCTTACATCTTGTCAGGATACCGTCCCGTCCATCAGAAATGGCACTGTTACCTCTTCAGCCTCTTCCAGAGACACAACGAATCTCTCAACGTGTGGACTCACTTGCTGGCAGCCCTTGTGCTCCTACATCAGTGGTGGGCTAAAATAGGAGCCGTGGGGTACACCTTTACGGCAGCATCTCTACCTTTATGCCTCTTCTTTGTGTCTTCACTGACGTATTTGTTTTTCAGCGCAGCAGCTCATCTCTTTCAGTCACACTCTGAGCATGCACATTATTTATTGTTCTTCCTGGACTATGTGGGTGTGGCTGTTTATCAATACGGATGCTCCCTTGGACATTATTTTTATACATCTGAGCCAGCGTGGAGAGCCAGCTCCATTGGCTCGGTATTCTTGCCTGGCGCAGCTTTCTTAGGATGGCTTTTCTGCGCTAGCAGCTGTTTTGCCAAATCTAGATATCGGCGACCGTATCCCGTGGGTCGTAAAATTTGTCAGCTGATTCCCGCCACCCTAGCATATTTGCTGGACATCAGTCCTGTGATGCACCGACTTTCAACTGCGGCCTGGTTAGAGGAACCCTCACTGCCCTTCCACGCCCTCCAGGTAGCTTCTTTCCTTTTGAGCGCCATCTTCTTCTCCTGCCCCATACCTGAGCGCTTCTTCCCAGGCCGCTGTGACTTTCTGGGCCAAGGTCACCAAATCTTTCATATGTTTTtgtccctgtgcacactgtttCAGCTGGAGGCACTCTTTTGGGATTATGTCAGGCGGAGGGATACAGTGGTGGAGACATTTGGGGAGACACAGCTGTGGTGTGCTTGTATATCCTTCCCCGCCCTgttcctgttttgcattttGACAGCACTTGTAATAATgaagcacaaacaaaaacaactaaAGGGTCAAAAACAGAGAGACAATTAA
- the pnocb gene encoding prepronociceptin b isoform X2 — MLLPKKKQIITEFYNTEVHDDADLIQLLLAFLLDSSACWAPVCSCLSGLCRAMKIPLWCLLVLLPCFFTPGHSDCQGECVACGLLLQQQQQQNFDTMVCLLECKGQVSSSLTWEICERTLRLAIYPPFAQEGALLKSTAGGLQMTSLDLTSDSELQSAAAQPFQEEDEDLVEAPFEQRRVHYDSSLLESSEAGEDVQSLALHLDEGDGEQREDGNVSELDESSEAVSLSKRFGGFQRGRQSYRKLIGSPARHLQKRYGGFIGVRKSARKWNSQKRVNQLLRQYLGMRSSRSGRFNFSPVTRAWRQNKL, encoded by the exons ATGTTATtgccaaagaaaaagcaaattaTCACAG AATTCTACAACACAGAAGTACATGATGAT gcTGACCTTATCCAGCTATTGTTGGCCTTTCTTCTTGACTCCTCTGCTTGTTGGGCTCCTGTTTGTTCCTGCCTGTCTGGATTGTGCAGAGCCATGAAGATTCCTCTGTGGTGCCTGCTGGTTCtacttccatgtttcttcacccCTGGACACAGTGACTGCCAGGGGGAGTGCGTGGCCTGTGGTCTCCtcctgcagcagcaacagcaacaaaatTTTGACACCATG GTGTGCTTGTTAGAGTGCAAGGGTCAGGTCTCCTCCTCGCTCACCTGGGAGATATGTGAGCGCACCCTGAGGCTCGCCATCTATCCTCCGTTTGCTCAGGAAGGCGCCCTTCTCAAAAGCACTGCAGGAGGGCTGCAGATGACCTCTCTGGATCTGACCTCTGATAGTGAACTGCAATCAGCGGCCGCACAACCTTTccaagaggaggatgaggaccTGGTTGAGGCCCCCTTTGAGCAGCGCCGTGTCCATTATGACTCATCACTGCTCGAATCCTCGGAGGCGGGGGAGGACGTGCAGAGTCTGGCTCTCCATCTGGATGAAGGAGACGGCGAGCAGAGGGAAGATGGGAATGTCAGCGAGCTGGATGAAAGCTCAGAGGCCGTTAGCTTATCCAAACGCTTTGGCGGCTTTCAGCGGGGCCGCCAAAGTTACAGGAAGTTGATTGGCTCCCCTGCGAGACACTTACAGAAGCGCTATGGAGGCTTCATAGGCGTCCGCAAATCTGCCCGAAAATGGAACAGTCAGAAACGGGTCAACCAGCTGCTCAGGCAGTACCTCGGCATGAGGAGCAGCCGCAGCGGCCGCTTCAATTTCTCCCCGGTAACAAGAGCCTGGAGGCAAAACAAACTGTAA
- the mcm3 gene encoding DNA replication licensing factor MCM3, producing MATDVIDDLSMREAQRDYLDFLDDDQDQAVYQSKVRDMISENKSRLIVNINDLRRRNEARAAKLMNNAFEELMAFQLALKDVVASVDATYAKQYEEFNIGLEGSFGTKHVTPRTLTSRLLGSMLCVEGIITKCSLVRPKVVRSVHYCPATNKTMERKYTDMTSLDAFPSNSIYPTKDEENNPLETEFGLSVYKDHQTITVQEMPEKAPAGQLPRSVDIILDNDLVDVVKPGDRVQVIGTYRCLPGKKGGFTSGTFRTIMIACHVKQMSKEVSPTFNAEDISKIRNFSRSRSANVFDQLARSLAPSIHGHEYIKKAILCMLLGGVEKVLENGSRLRGDINILLIGDPSVAKSQLLRYVLHTAPRAIPTTGRGSTGVGLTAAVTTDQETGERRLEAGAMVLADRGVVCIDEFDKMSDMDRTAIHEVMEQGRVTIAKAGIHARLNARCSVLAAANPVYGRYDQYKTPMENIGLQDSLLSRFDLLFIVLDQMDPEQDREISDHVLRMHRYRDPREQEGAAMALGGSVDVLATDDPDVVAQEHEELQVFEKHNNLLHGNKKKREKIVSKEFMRKYIHIAKGVTPVLTEEAANHIAEEYSRLRSQEQLSADIARTSPVTARTLETLIRLSTAHAKARISKVVEIEDSEVAVELVQFAYFKKVLEKEKKRSRKQHASGSDEEEAEEEASTQQSQRSQTKRARRGSQGSEPYSPYDFSEEQEVPEIQASAGKKAKRTQEQEGQTAEVAELSPERLKEFKSSLLAVFQSGHAQSVKMQVLMDGINKERQVRFTKAEVRAALTRMQDDNQVMVADDIIFLI from the exons ATGGCTACCGATGTTATAGATGACCTTTCGATGAGGGAGGCACAGAGAGAttatttggactttctggacgaTGAT CAAGACCAGGCCGTTTACCAAAGCAAAGTCCGTGATATGATCAGCGAGAACAAGTCTCGTCTCATCGTCAACATTAACGACCTGAGGAGACGCAATGAAGCACGGGCTGCAAA GTTGATGAACAATGCTTTTGAAGAGCTAATGGCCTTCCAGCTGGCCCTGAAGGACGTGGTGGCCTCGGTGGACGCCACCTATGCCAAACAGTACGAGGAGTTCAACATCGGCCTGGAGGGAAGCTTCGGCACCAAGCACGTCACCCCTAGGACGCTCACCTCCAGGCTGCTGGGCAGCATGCTCTGTGTGGAGGGCATCATCACCAAAT GTTCTCTCGTGCGCCCCAAAGTTGTGCGCAGTGTCCACTATTGCCCCGCCACCAACAAGACCATGGAGAGGAAGTACACAGATATGACTTCTTTGGATGCTTTCCCTTCTAATTCCATTTACCCCACCAAG GACGAAGAGAACAACCCGCTAGAAACAGAGTTCGGACTCTCTGTCTACAAGGACCACCAGACCATCACGGTTCAGGAGATGCCGGAGAAAGCCCCGGCAGGCCAGTTGCCTCGCTCTGTGGACATCATTCTGGATAATGACTTAGTGGACGTGGTCAAACCAGGAGATAGAGTGCAGGTCATCGGAACGTACCGCTGCCTGCCTGGAAAGAAGGGAGGCTTTACATCTGGGACATTCAG GACTATCATGATCGCCTGTCATGTCAAACAGATGAGCAAGGAAGTGTCGCCAACCTTCAATGCTGAAGACATCAGCAAAATTCGAAACTTCAGTCGCAGTCGCTCTGCC AATGTTTTCGATCAGCTGGCTCGCTCACTGGCCCCCAGCATTCACGGCCACGAATACATCAAGAAGGCAATTCTCTGCATGTTGCTTGGTGGGGTGGAGAAGGTGCTGGAAAACGGCTCGCGACTCAGAGGAGACATCAACATTCTGCTCATTG GTGACCCTTCTGTTGCCAAATCTCAGCTTCTGCGTTACGTTCTCCACACCGCACCCAGAGCAATCCCCACCACTGGACGGGGCTCCACTGGGGTTGGCTTGACCGCCGCTGTCACAACTGACCAGGAAACCG GGGAGCGCCGTCTGGAGGCCGGCGCCATGGTGCTAGCTGACCGCGGCGTGGTGTGCATCGACGAGTTTGACAAGATGTCCGACATGGACCGCACGGCCATCCATGAGGTCATGGAGCAGGGTCGAGTCACCATTGCTAAAGCCGGCATCCATGCCCGCCTTAATGCCCGTTGCTCTGTTCTGGCGGCCGCCAACCCTGTCTACGGCAGA TATGACCAGTACAAGACCCCCATGGAGAACATCGGACTGCAGGACTCCTTGCTGTCACGTTTCGATCTCCTTTTCATCGTGCTGGATCAGATGGACCCGGAGCAGGACCGGGAGATTTCTGACCACGTCCTCAGGATGCACCGCTATCGTGACCCCCGTGAGCAGGAGGGTGCAG CAATGGCTCTAGGCGGCTCAGTCGACGTCCTGGCCACAGACGACCCGGATGTTGTGGCGCAGGAGCACGAAGAGCTGCAGGTCTTTGAGAAACACAACAACCTGCtgcatggaaataaaaaaaagag AGAGAAGATTGTCAGCAAAGAATTTATGAGAAAGTACATCCACATCGCCAAGGGGGTGACGCCGGTGCTGACGGAGGAGGCGGCCAATCATATCGCGGAAGAGTACTCAAGGTTGAGGAGCCAGGAGCAGCTGAGTGCTGATATTGCCAGA ACGTCTCCAGTGACGGCTCGTACGCTGGAGACCCTGATCCGTCTGTCCACGGCTCACGCCAAGGCCCGCATTAGCAAAGTGGTTGAGATTGAAGACTCTGAGGTTGCCGTTGAGCTCGTCCAGTTCGCTTACTTCAAGAAG GTGCtcgagaaagaaaagaaacgtTCCAGAAAGCAACATGCTTCTGGCTCGGATGAAGAGGAGGCGGAAGAGGAGGCATCTACTCAGCAGTCGCAGAGATCTCAGACAAAGAG GGCGCGCCGTGGATCTCAGGGCAGCGAGCCATACAGTCCATATGACTTCAGTGAAGAGCAGGAAGTCCCTGAGA TTCAGGCCTCTGCAGGGAAAAAAGCCAAGCGGACGCAGGAGCAGGAGGGACAAACGGCTGAGGTCGCTGAGCTCTCTCCTGAAAG GTTGAAGGAGTTCAAGTCGTCCCTGTTGGCCGTGTTCCAGTCTGGCCACGCTCAGTCGGTAAAGATGCAGGTGCTGATGGACGGCATCAACAAAGAACGTCAGGTGCGCTTCACCAAGGCGGAGGTCCGCGCCGCTTTGACTCGCATGCAGGATGATAACCAGGTCATGGTggctgatgacatcatcttcctcATCTGA
- the znf395b gene encoding zinc finger protein 395b isoform X1, whose protein sequence is MAAMRSKDRAQSEPGGSPAGLRDSQAVGRPEIQHSTVIFTQNCIQDPFVDRNENKTVQLQNELERGWSIGPGPLQTRAPAMDPLVVSAREPAYSFRSPESVEMDEIMAAMVLTSLSCNPVVQSPPQTETGTVGPSSSVDMECGGGELSDSGSSGYWSWDHGNVSPSPSPSVPEMDSSPDEGLNMELDQGEELNAKKPKNSFKGFYKCLWPNCGKVLTSSVGIKRHIRVLHLGSGSDQSQREEDFYYTKISCEAADTSTTLVPAQQALGQASPLSWVSCSSPTGLAVQIPPGHRPRSNSSSGLSTSRPSPLSQSAPSSFWQIHSEHLYQAPVAPRSPGCLTLTTPTVASGSQNTQMAKPRCRSVSVGEQWLQQNRLQTISASPSRTHCSFRKSRGEAKKCRKVYGVERKDQWCTACRWKKACQRFPD, encoded by the exons ATGGCAGCTATGAGATCCAAGGACAGAGCCCAATCCGAGCCAGGCGGGTCACCAGCGGGACTGCGGGACTCGCAAGCCGTGGGTAGACCTGAAATACAGCACAGCACTGTG ATTTTCACGCAGAACTGCATCCAGGATCCATTTGTGGACAGAAATGAGAATAAGACGGTTCAACTGCAGAATGAGCTGGAGAGAGGCTGGAGCATCGGGCCCGGTCCCCTGCAAACAAGGGCCCCTGCAATGGACCCACTCGTGGTATCAGCTAGAGAGCCTGCATACAG TTTCCGTAGCCCAGAGTCAGtggagatggatgagatcatggCGGCCATGGTCCTGaccagtctgtcttgtaaccctgTGGTCCAGAGTCCTCCACAGACAGAAACTGGAACAG TTGGCCCCTCATCATCAGTTGACATGGAGTGCGGTGGCGGCGAGCTTTCAGACAGCGGCAGCAGCGGCTACTGGAGTTGGGATCACGGCAATGTAAGCCCGTCCCCTTCACCATCCGTCCCGGAGATGGATAGCAGCCCAGATGAGGGCTTGAACATGGAGCTGGATCAGGGGGAGGAGCTTAATGCCAAAAAGCCAAAG AACTCTTTTAAAGGCTTCTACAAGTGTCTGTGGCCCAATTGTGGCAAGGTGCTAACGTCTTCCGTCGGAATAAAAAGACACATCCGAGTGCTGCATTTGGG CAGTGGGTCAGATCAGTCGCAGAGAGAAGAGGATTTTTACTACACTAAGATATCCTGTGAGGCAGCGGACACCAGCACTACACTAGTTCCTGCCCAGCAGGCTCTGGGCCAAGCATCGCCTCTCAGCTGGGTCTCATGCAGCTCACCAACTGGTTTGGCAGTTCAGATCCCTCCCGGACACAGGCCAAGGTCCAACTCCAGCTCTGGCTTGAGCACGAGCAGGCCCAGTCCGCTCAGTCAGTCAGCCCCCAGCAGTTTTTGGCAGATCCACTCAGAGCATCTTTATCAG GCACCTGTGGCCCCAAGAAGTCCAGGATGCCTCACTTTGACCACACCCACCGTTGCCTCGGGCAGCCAGAACACTCAG ATGGCGAAACCTCGCTGTCGGTCTGTCAGCGTCGGGGAGCAATGGCTGCAACAGAACAGGCTCCAGACAATCAGCGCGTCGCCCTCGCGCACTCACTGCTCCTTCAG GAAAAGTCGCGGGGAGGCCAAGAAATGTCGTAAGGTATACGGAGTGGAGCGAAAGGACCAGTGGTGCACCGCCTGCCGCTGGAAAAAAGCCTGCCAGCGTTTCCCTGACTAA